In Phycisphaerales bacterium, the sequence GACACGATCGATCGGCCAGGGCATCTTGACGTGCAGGCCGGGCGTGACGTTCTCCTGCACCACGCGTCCGAACCTCAGGATCGTGGCTCGCTGGTGAGGCTGGATGACCACGAGCGAGGAGAGCAGCCACATCGTGAGCAAGCCCACTACCACGAGCGGCGCGAGCGACTTCACCAGCAACTGGTAGAACCACCCCGACGTGACGTCGAAACCGAGTTGATAGTTGATCGCGTCGCTGATGGACTGGGCGATGCGATCCGGGGCCGCGACGAATCCGAGCACGCGCGACCCGAAGGCGGGCATCGCGACATCGCCGACCTTCCGCGGGCGATACACATCCAGGAGGACATTGAGGAAGACCTCGATGCCCAGGATTCCCACGACGACGGCGAAACCCACGACCACAATCTTCAGCCATGCGTCCTCGGTCGACGTGATCAGATCGATGAACTGCGAGATGGCAAGGACCAGCGCGAGAACCGACGCCCCGGCAGTGAACGCCGCACCGGCACGAAGGTTCGCCCAGAACTCCTGCTTGGCCATCCCGGAGGCGTATCGAGCGAAGACGAATCCGATGCCCGAGACCGCAAGCCCAAGACCAAGCCCCCACTCCTTGTGACGAGATGTTGTGAACGTGATCGTGCCCGTCTCCGAGAAGACGCCGAGCGACGAGAGCCGCCACCAGGCGACCCCGAGCAAGGCCACGCCAATAACGACGCTGATCGTGGGCGAGAACACTTTGTAGAGGCTCTTCAGCCGCTTCTGGGCCACCCTGAACTCGGACGCCCCGCCAAAGATCGTTGACGATTCCTCGGCGGCGGCGAGGGCGTCGGCCTCGATCGACTCGATCCGCTCGCGCCGGTGCTGGTCATACAGGATCGTGAGGGCCAGCCAGCCAACGGCACCCAGGAGCATGTACAGGGCGAGCGTCATCGCCGCGTGGTCGGCGCTCAGACGCGCATAGATCAACATCGCGCCGCCCATCACGACATGGAGCACCAGGCCCATGACGCTGACGTTGGCGGCACGCTTGTATGTGAGATAGTCTGCCCGCATCAGGAATCCTGTTGATTGAGACCGTGAGGCCGCATTGGGCGCCACGGGCCGAGCGCCCGCGAGAAGTGGTTGAACTCACCGGTCGCGCGACCGAGTGAGGCGCCCGAACGGTTGGGTGGTTCTGGACTCCACCGAAGATTCCGCTTCGGACGCACGAGAGACGCCTCCATCGGCCCGGAACGGTCCCAAGCCGTACTTGTGGTGTTGCTCACCCCGAGCATCACCCGATCGACAGGGTAAACCACCGCGCGGGAGCCGCTCTCGCGTCCTGCTCGCCGGTTCACCATCCCTCCCCATGATCCCGCGCCCCACGAGAACCGTGGGCTGGTATTGTGCCGGGTTCATCCCCGGCTTTCCACACCTGACCCGTACTACTCGAATCAACCGTATTCAGGACAATCACGACACAAGCCAGCATCCCCATGTCAACACCAGCCCGAATGGGCGTGGAAATCGTTGATGTGCGCGCACATTCCGCGCGATTTCCCCCGAAGGGCCCTTGGTGTACGGTCGAGCCAGTCCCGGGTTCGCATCCCCGTACAATTTTTTGACCACGCTCCAGAGTGCCGCCCCCTGTCGCCAGCCGCATCGTGCTGTGATCAGCGCTGGACATTGCTACCCTTGGCCTTCACATGCTCCTCCAACCCCTCACGATCGCCCGCAACACGATGATCGAGAGCCTCCGCCAGCCGGTGGTGCTCCTCATCGTCCTCGCCTCGGGCATCCTCCAACTCTTCAACACCTGGAACACCGGCTACACCATGGGTCTAGAACAAACCGGCGAGGTCAAGGGGGACGACAAACTCCTCTTTGACCTCGGGCTGGCCACGGTCTTTGTGTGCGGGACGCTCCTCGCGGGGTTCATCGCGACCGCCGTCATGAGCCGAGAGATTGAGAACAAGACTGTTCTCACCATCGTCTCCAAGCCCGTCTCGCGCGTCTCCCTCATCCTGGGCAAGTTCCTGGGCGTCGCCGGGTCGCTCCTGCTCTCGTCGGTCGTCATGATCCTCTTCATGCTCTTCGCCATTCGCCACGGTGTCATGAGCACGGCGGCGGACGAGATCGACGGGCCTGTCGTCACCTTCGTCTTCGGGGCCGTGCTGCTTTCCCTCGCGATCGCCGCGTGGTGCAACTTCTACTACTCGTGGAGTTTCCCGCAGACGGCCGTCCTGCTCATGCTTCCCCTGGTGCTGATCGGCTACATCCTCACGCTCTCACTGAGCAAGCACTGGGAATGGCAGTCGCTCCTGAAGGACCTCAAGCCCCAGGTCACGCTCGCGAGCGCGACTCTTCTCCTCGCGCTCATCGTGCTGGCGGCCGTGGCGACGGCGGCCTCAACACGCCTGAACCAGGTGGCCACGATCGTGGCGTGCATGCTCGTCTTCGTCGCCGCGATGATGAGTAACTCCATCGTCGGCTCGCGCGTCTTTCACAACACCATCGCCGGAACCGTCGGTGACTATGTCCCCGTGGATCTCAACACGCCCGAACTGGCGACCCTGGGCACGCAGGGGAAACTCGAACTGGCCGGGCCTCCCGAGAGCCCCATCCGCGTGGGTGATTCGCTCTTCGTCTCGCCGACGCCGAATGGCTTTCCCATGCTCTGGGCTGGATTCGATCGGTTCACGGGATCACTCGACGACGCGAACCAGATGCTGGGACCCGGCACGCCGCCCGCGGTCGTGGTGACGGGGGTCTCGGCAAAGACGATCACCATCCGGCATATCGGCGGCAAGCCGTTGTCGATCGTGCGGAACCCGTTTCCCGGCGACTACGTCTTCACCAAGCCCACAGAAATTCGGCTGCACTGGATGGTCGTCTGGGGCGTCGTGCCGAATCTACAGTTCTACTGGCTCCTCGACGCGGTCTCGCAGAGCCGGCCGATTCCGCCCTCGTATCTCATCACGATCTTCGTGTACACTCTGGTGCAGGTGGTCTTCTTCCTCTCCCTCGCCGTCGTGCTCTTCCAGAAGCGCGACGTGGGGTGAGTCGAACCCGGGGCTAGCCAATCGCGGAGTTTCACATGCCGACGAAGCGTTCCAGCCTGAGCGATTTGGCCCACGAGGGCAAGCCCTCGAAGGGCGCCGCCAGGGACCCGAAGATGATGGTCCTCGTCGCGGTGCTCGTCGCCATCGTCGCGGGTGTCTGGGTCTGGGCGGCCTCCTTCATGGGGTGGATCGGGAACACCCAGCGTGGCAACGCCAACGCTCCGGCACCGACGTCGTACATGACGGACGCGGAGCGGAAGGAAGCCGAGCGGAACACGCCGATTATCGCCGACCCCAACAACCCCAAACAAGTGCCGGGCACGACCATCGACGGACGTCCGGTCGTCGCGCCCGAGGAAGTCTCGGGGTCTTGATCCGGTTTTGAACAGGTCGCGCGAACCCGATACTCAACTACGGATCACGACGCTGCCACGCTCGGTCCGGTCGTTCCCATCGCCTTGGAATATGACGCGACACACCGCTCGGCGGCCCCATCCCACGTCAGGCGGTGCAACTCGAACGAGCCGTGCTGGCGCAGCGTCTGCGACAGGGGCGGGTGACGCAGCACGGCGAGGATCTTGTTCGCCATCTCGTCGATGTCCCAGAAATCGACCTTGAGGACGTGCGTGAGGACCTCGCTCGCGCCGCTGGTCTTGGAGAGGATGACGGGCACGTCGTGCTTGATCGCCTCGAGGGCCGCGATCCCGAACGGCTCGCTCACGCTGGGCATGACATAGCAGTCGGCCATCTGGTACACGCGATCAACGTCGCGCCCGCGGAGAAACCCCGTGAAGAGCACCTTGTGCCCGATGCCCATGCTCGCGGCGAGTTCGATCATGCGGACGGCCATGTCGCCGCTCCCCGCGAGCACGAACTTGACGTTGGACATTTTCTCCAGCACGCGCTTGGCGGCGGCGATGAAGTACTCCGGCCCTTTCTGCATCGTGATGCGACCGACAAAGAGCACGATGCGATCCCCGGACTCGATGCGATCGCCCTCGCGCGGCTGAACGTGGTCGCGCTCGATGCCGTTGTACACGACATCCACCTTTGCGGGAGAGACGCCGTAGCGTCGGACGCAGATCGCCTTGGTGAACTGGCTGACGGCGATGACGCGTGAGGCGTGGTGCATCCCGGCGCGCTCGATCTCATACACACGCTGGTTCACGTTGGTCCCGGCGCGGTCGAACTCGGTCGAGTGGACGTGGACAATGAGGGGCTTGCGTGAGAGGCTGGAGAGGGCCACCCCCGCGGGAAAGGTCAGCCAGTCGTGGGCGTGGACGACATCGAACGACTCGCCCCGCGCGAGGGCGACGACGAGTCGGGCGTACCGCTCGGAATCGCCCACGAGGTCTGACCCATACCCAACGCCGGGTCCGCCGGCGGCGAGGCCGGCCGAAGTCGATCCACCGCCAAGCCCACCACCGAAACTCTGGGCGAGCAAGGCCGCGGTCTCGTCGCTGGCCTGGATGGCACTGAGGTCCACGCCACCGATGCCCGCGGTAGCCCCAACGCCCGCGATCTTCGCGGGATCAAAGCCTGGGTACGAGTGGCTGAATGAGGCCTGGACACCCCGGAATATGGCATTCTGGAACCCGTGGAGGGGCATCCCCTCGACATCCATCACATTGGTGCGCGTAGTTCCGGCCGCGGGAGCGGGGGAGTCGGAGCCGAGCATCTTGACGTGGGAGGCGTTGCCGGCGCGATCGACGGGCTTGGGAAGGATGAACAGAATCTTGTGTCCATGGCGATCCAGGGCCTTGGTCAGCCCATAGCACGCCACTCCCAGCCCTCCGGCGATGAATGGCGGAAACTCCCAGCCCAGCATGAGGATGCGCATTCCTTGCTCCGTCGCGCCGTGGCGCTCGTTAGTCGTCCTGTCCCGCTTCCATGTCCCCGAGCCTTCGGAAGCAGGCCTCATACGCCAGCATCCATCGGGCGCATTCCTCGGGCGTCGCCGAGTCACGGAGCGGCGTGCGGAAGGTGAAGAGTTTGTCCTCGGACCGGAAGTGCTCGACGCGGATGGTGCCGGCCCGGTCACTGGCCCCGAGTTCGGCGAGTTCCTCTTCCAGAAGTTCGTTCAGCTTGTCGCCGGTGTGGACGAGGTCCTGTTCGATGGACTGGCTCAGCCAGCGGTCCGGGGTGACCAAGGCCACCCAGGTCACGCCCCCATCGCGTTCCAAGCGATACCACGCAGGCGCGGCCGACGACCGGGCCTGGCAATCCAGGCGGTCCGATTCCGAGGCGATCTCGGCAAAGACCCCGGCCTCCTCGGCTGACTGGGCGACTTTCGAGAGGTATTGCGACCACGTCGCGTCGGACAACGCCATTTCCACGTCCACTCCTTTGGATCTTGCGGAGGCGACCCCTCCGTCTGTGAGTTTAGGCTGTCGTTCCCAGACCTTGGCTCGACGTTTGGGCCTGTGGTGCTATATTTGTTCCCTTCACATCGTCCGGGGCCGGAAGGTCTCGCGATGGATAACTAGCCCAGGTGGCGAAATTGGCAGACGCACTACCTTGAGGTGGTAGCGCCCGCAAGGGCATGGAGGTTCAAGTCCTCTCCTGGGCATTTCTGAGACGCGGGTCGATTCCGATTCGCCAGCACACCCAAATTTCTGGATTTCCCGGCAAAGCCCGGCCCCCAAGGCGGATGCCCTGGCCTCAAGTCGTGATGAACTCGCGCTCGGATCTGGCCGATAGGCGAATGGATGTCTCCAGCGCCAAACCAGATCACTGTGCTCATCGTTGACGACTCCGTGGTAATGCGGAAGATGCTCTCGCAGATCGCGTCGAGCGATCCCGAGATTTGCGTCGTGGGCACCGCCAGGGACGGCGAGGACGGGCTCAAGCAGATCGAGGCCCTCAAGCCCGACGTCGTCACCATGGACATCGAGATGCCCAACCTCGATGGGCTGGGTGCGCTCTCGAAACTCAAGGCCGATCCCCAGGCTCACAAGCCGGCGGTGATCGTCTGTTCCACGCTCTCGAGCGCTGGAAGCCACGCGGCGCTCAAGGCGATGCGGCTCGGGGCGGCGGACGTGATCGGGAAGGATCCCTCGGCCCTGATCAACGGCGTCGAGGACGTTCGCACCGAGTTGATCGCGAAGATCAAGGCCGTCGCGAAGCGCCCCGGACGGCAGACGAACACGAAGGCCGAGTCATCGATACGAGTCCCGTCGAAGCCGGTCGCCCTGGGTGATCGGTCGATCGACGGCGTGTTCATCGGGTCGTCGACGGGCGGGCCACCGGTGCTGGAACTGATCCTCACGGCACTCCCGGCGGAGTTTCCGTGTCCGGTCTTCATCGCGCAGCACATGCCTCGGCTCTTCACGACGAGCATGGCGGAGCGGTTGAACGAGTTGTGCAGGGTCAAGGTGGTGCACGCAGAAGACGGGATGACCGTTGAACGTGGAACGGTGTATCTGTGCCCGGGCGGGATGCACCTTCGCGTGAGGCCTTCGGCGTCTCGTGCGGGAACATGGCAGACCTCGGTGACGCTTGAGCCGGCGTCGGCGCTCTACAAGCCGAGCGTGAACGAGTTGCTCGCGTCGGCGGCACAGACCATGGGCCCGCGCGCACTCGGCGTGGTGCTCACGGGAATGGGTGACGACGGGCTTGTGGGCGCGAAGGCGCTGCACGGCGCAGGCGGGGTCATTCTGACGCAGGACGAGGCCTCGTGCGTGGTGTATGGCATGCCGCGGGCGGTGGCGGAGGCGGGGTTGTCGGCGTCGGCGCTCCCCCCGGTGGGCCTGATCCAGACCTTGCGATCGATCCGTGGCCGTGGAATCTCGAGCGCATCGACGGCGGCGTAATGAGCGACGGTCGGGGGATACGCCGTTCGAGCCGGCGCTGAGGGGCATATCGACGGACTTCGCGTCAAGGAGAGGCCTGTACCAGCCGATGCAATCCGGTGCCGTCCGCCACGCCTTGGGCCTGGTGGTGATCGCACGGGCAATGCTGAGCAAAGACAGGAGCGACCATGAGCACGAGCCTGAAGACCAACGGTACCGCCGGCACGACCAAGGGCGCCGTCGGTGTAGAACTCCAGTTGGTGACGTTCGACGTGGCGGGCGAGGAGTATGCCGTCAACATCCTGTCGGTGCAAGAGATCAACCGGATGATGGAGTTGACCCGCGTTCCCCAAAGCCCACCCGAGGTCGAGGGCGTGATCAACCTCCGCGGTCAGATTATCCCGGTGGTGGACCTTCGCAAGACGTTCAACCTGCCGCAAGCGGCCCACAGCGAGTCGTCGCGGATCGTGGTCGTCGAGGTCCACTCCAAGATGGTGGGCCTGATCGTGGACCGCGTGCACGAGGTGCGCCGGATCGACCAGAGCATCGTCGAGCCGCCGCCGGCGATGGTGTGCTCGCTCCGCTCGGAGTTCATCGACGGCGTGGGCAAGTTGGAGGATCGCCTCATCATCCTGCTCAACCTTTCGAAACTCTTCCCCGAGTCGTCGATGACCAAGATGTCGAACGCGGCCTGATCCCACGAGAGTCGCGGCGTTCTATGGGCCGCAGCAAGGAAGACGTCCATGTCGATCGCCGGCACCATTTCCATGAATGACAAGCAGTTCGGCGAACTGCGAAAGATCATCTACGACCGTGCCGGGATCCACTTCCCCGACACGAAGAAGTACATTCTGGAATCACGTCTCTCGCACCGACTGCACGAGTTGGAGATGGAGTCGTTCAGCGACTACATCGCGTTCCTCTCGATCGGGCCGTACCAGAACGACGAGTTCCAGGAGATGTTCAACCGCATCACCATCAACGAGACGTCGTTCTTCCGCAACGAGCCGCAGTTGGACGTCTTCGAGAAGAAGGTCCTCCCTGAGATCCTCGACGCACGCCGAGGGACCAAGCGGCTGCGGATCTGGTCGGCGGCCTGCTCGACAGGCGACGAGCCGTACACGATCGCGATCATGCTGCACCGCTCGCTCGGGGCGCGCCTGAGTGACTGGCGGATCGAGATCCTGGGGACGGACATCTCGGAGAAGGCGCTGGAGACAGCGAACTCGGGAGTCTTCCACGACTACTCGGTGCGCTCGACGCCCACGCTCGTGAAGCAGCGGTACTTCCGCCAGCAGGGGAGCCAGTGGACGATCGACCCGTTGATCAAGCAGATGGTCTCGTTCGACCTGCACAACCTGAAGGACCGGTTCGCGGCCCGTCGGTACGGGACGTGGGACGTGATTTTCTGCCGCAACGTGCTGATCTATTTCGACGACGCGATGAAGGGGCAGGTCTTCAAGACGTTCGCGGATCAGTTGGCCGACGACGGGACACTCTTCATCGGGCACTCGGAGACGATCCGGCCCGGGGAAGCGCCCTTCGAGGCGTTGCAGATCCCGCAGGGATTCTGCTACCGAAAAACCAAGGGGACGCGCGCCGGCTCGGCCGCCGCCTGATCGACTCACCAGAAGGAAAGACTCGTGTCCACCAACGGCTTTGATCCCGAGATTCTGCAGGACTTCCTCACCGAATCGGGCGAGTTGCTCGAGCAACTCGAGTCCGACCTCGTGGAACTGGAGGACCACGCGCAGGACACCGACCTCCTCAACAAGGTCTTCCGCGCGCTGCACACGATCAAGGGGAGTGCATCGTTCCTGGCGCTGACGAACCTGGTCACGATCGCCCACGCCGCCGAGAGCGCGCTCAACGCCGCTCGCAACGGGACCGTCATTGTTGATCGCCCCGTCATGGATCGGCTACTGCAGGCCGTCGACCTCATCAAACGCCAGATGGGTCAGATCCAGCGCGGACAACAGACCCTCGAGATCCCGCCCGCCAAACTCGTCGCCGACCTCGCTGGGATCGGCGAGGGTAAGCCGATCTCGGCGTCGAAGCCGACGACCGCAAAGTCAACCACAGCCGCCAAATCCATGACAGGCGTGAAGTCCACGTCGAGCGCCAAGGTAGGGATCACGAAGGCCACATCAAAGTCCGCGACGAAGACCGCTTCGAAGGCGCCCTCAAAGGCAGCCCTCAAGCAAAGGAAGTCGAGATCGTCCAAGGCCGGCACAACGGACGAAGTCGCGGTCGCGACGATTGAACTCACCTCCCCCACCACCGGTGAAAGCACTCGCGATGTTTCCGGCATCACATCGGAGCTCCCGGCCGACCTTTCCTGGTCCGTCTCGCCTTTGGAGTTGGACTCGGGAAAGGCGGACCTCTTGGAGTATCTCGTTGCGGACATCGAGGAAACGCTCACGAAACTCGACACGCTCGTGAGCGAGTTGGGGGCAAGAAGCAAGGCCGACGAGTGCGGCGAGCACCTTGGAGAGTTGGCGCTGGGCCTGGCCAAGGCCGTCGATTTCTTCAACTTCGAGTCGATGCAACACGTCGCGTACCAGTTGAACGAACTGGGGCGGACGATGGCAACCACGCACGAAGTCGAGGAGAACACGCCTCGCGCGAGGCTGATGTCGGAGATCCTCCGTCATCAGTGCCGTGGCCTGAAGGACAAGGAGATGCGTGTGTGCGACCCGGCGTCGTATGCAAACGCAGGAATCGAGACGATCGATGAGATCGCAGACGAGTCGGTGACGGGCCCGATCGATGAGTCGGCCTCGACCCCAGAGGCCGCGAGTGTGGCCCCAACGGCGGCCCGTTCCGATGAGGAACGAAAGATCGTGATTCAGGAGAGCACGATCCGCGTCGAGGTCGGGCGGCTCGAGTCCCTGATGAATCTCGTGGGCGAGTTGGTGCTGCAGAAAAATCGCCTATCGTCGCTCTCGCGCCGCCTCGCTGGCGAGACCCTGCAGGACGCGGAACTTGCCGAGTCGATCTCGCTGGCGTCGGGGAACCTCGATCGTGTGACGGGCGACATCCAGATGGCGGTGATGCGCACGCGCATGCAGCCGCTCGACAAACTCTTTGGAAAATATCCACGGCTTATCCGCGACCTCGCGTCGAAGACCGGAAAGAAGATGCGCCTGGTGATCGAGGGCGGCGAGACCGAGGTGGACAAGTCCGTCATCGAAGAACTCGGCGATCCCCTGATCCACTTGCTTCGCAACTCGGCCGACCACGGGATCGAGATGCCGCTGGATCGTGTGAAGGCTGGCAAGAGCGATGAAGGCACGATCACCATCCGCGCCTCGCACGAGGGCGGGCACGTACGCCTTCAGATCCTCGACGACGGGCGCGGGCTTCACCGTGATCGAATCGGCAAGAAGGCCATCGAGCGAGGGCTGTGCACCGAGGCGGAACTCGCCTCGCTCCCAGACCGCGAGGTGTACAAGTTCATCTTTGGCGCGGGATTTTCCACGGCCGAGCAGGTCAGCGACCTCTCGGGGCGCGGCGTGGGGATGGACGTCGTCCGGACCAACATCGAGAAAATCAAGGGGTCGATCGACCTGGCAAGCGAGCCTGGACAGGGGACGACGCTCACGATCACGATCCCGCTGACGGTGGCGATCATGCCCGCCATGATGGTTGCTGTCTCGAACGAGATCTACGCGGTGCCGCTGGGCAACATCCTGGAGATCGTGAAGCCCGAGGCGTCGTCAATCTCGAGCATCGGGGAACACCCAGTGATCAGGATGCGGGACGGGGTGCTGCCGCTGCTGAGCGCGGTGGACGCGTTCAACGTGCCGATGGAAGCGGACGGGAGCCGTCCGAAAACGCCGTTCGTCGTGGTGCTCGCGCTCAACGATCGCCGGATCGGCCTGACGGTGTCGCGATTGATCGGTCAGCAGGAGATTGTGGTCAAGCCGCTGGATTCGGTGGTCGATCACAAGGGAGGCCCCGTCTCCGGCGCGACGGTTCGCGACGACGGCGGGGTCAGCCTGATCGTGGACGTGACGCAACTGATGGCGATGTCGCAGTCGCTCGCGGTCCGTGCCGCCTGAGTCGTGGAGAAGTATCAATGGATCCGACGGTCATTAAACCATTCATCGCGAGTATCCAGAACGTCTTCTCGACCATGATGCAGTTGCAGGTCAGCATCGGCGAGCCGCGCATCAAATCGTCCAACACGGGCGAGCACGACGTGTCGGGCATCATCGGGTTGTCCGGTGATGTCGTCGGGTCGGTGGTCCTGAGTTTCCCGACGGAGACGGCGACGAATGTCGTGGCGCTCTTCTGCGGGATGAAAGTCGATCCGACATCCCCCGACTTT encodes:
- a CDS encoding chemotaxis protein CheW — its product is MSTSLKTNGTAGTTKGAVGVELQLVTFDVAGEEYAVNILSVQEINRMMELTRVPQSPPEVEGVINLRGQIIPVVDLRKTFNLPQAAHSESSRIVVVEVHSKMVGLIVDRVHEVRRIDQSIVEPPPAMVCSLRSEFIDGVGKLEDRLIILLNLSKLFPESSMTKMSNAA
- a CDS encoding protein-glutamate O-methyltransferase CheR produces the protein MSIAGTISMNDKQFGELRKIIYDRAGIHFPDTKKYILESRLSHRLHELEMESFSDYIAFLSIGPYQNDEFQEMFNRITINETSFFRNEPQLDVFEKKVLPEILDARRGTKRLRIWSAACSTGDEPYTIAIMLHRSLGARLSDWRIEILGTDISEKALETANSGVFHDYSVRSTPTLVKQRYFRQQGSQWTIDPLIKQMVSFDLHNLKDRFAARRYGTWDVIFCRNVLIYFDDAMKGQVFKTFADQLADDGTLFIGHSETIRPGEAPFEALQIPQGFCYRKTKGTRAGSAAA
- a CDS encoding glycosyltransferase; translation: MRILMLGWEFPPFIAGGLGVACYGLTKALDRHGHKILFILPKPVDRAGNASHVKMLGSDSPAPAAGTTRTNVMDVEGMPLHGFQNAIFRGVQASFSHSYPGFDPAKIAGVGATAGIGGVDLSAIQASDETAALLAQSFGGGLGGGSTSAGLAAGGPGVGYGSDLVGDSERYARLVVALARGESFDVVHAHDWLTFPAGVALSSLSRKPLIVHVHSTEFDRAGTNVNQRVYEIERAGMHHASRVIAVSQFTKAICVRRYGVSPAKVDVVYNGIERDHVQPREGDRIESGDRIVLFVGRITMQKGPEYFIAAAKRVLEKMSNVKFVLAGSGDMAVRMIELAASMGIGHKVLFTGFLRGRDVDRVYQMADCYVMPSVSEPFGIAALEAIKHDVPVILSKTSGASEVLTHVLKVDFWDIDEMANKILAVLRHPPLSQTLRQHGSFELHRLTWDGAAERCVASYSKAMGTTGPSVAAS
- a CDS encoding chemotaxis protein CheX, which gives rise to MDPTVIKPFIASIQNVFSTMMQLQVSIGEPRIKSSNTGEHDVSGIIGLSGDVVGSVVLSFPTETATNVVALFCGMKVDPTSPDFADAIGELGNMVSGGAKAMFHGRKASISCPSVVLGKNHVIARPSGVPCIVIPCMTDCGDFVIEVAIKNNDSTVAESKTATAKA
- a CDS encoding chemotaxis protein CheA — its product is MSTNGFDPEILQDFLTESGELLEQLESDLVELEDHAQDTDLLNKVFRALHTIKGSASFLALTNLVTIAHAAESALNAARNGTVIVDRPVMDRLLQAVDLIKRQMGQIQRGQQTLEIPPAKLVADLAGIGEGKPISASKPTTAKSTTAAKSMTGVKSTSSAKVGITKATSKSATKTASKAPSKAALKQRKSRSSKAGTTDEVAVATIELTSPTTGESTRDVSGITSELPADLSWSVSPLELDSGKADLLEYLVADIEETLTKLDTLVSELGARSKADECGEHLGELALGLAKAVDFFNFESMQHVAYQLNELGRTMATTHEVEENTPRARLMSEILRHQCRGLKDKEMRVCDPASYANAGIETIDEIADESVTGPIDESASTPEAASVAPTAARSDEERKIVIQESTIRVEVGRLESLMNLVGELVLQKNRLSSLSRRLAGETLQDAELAESISLASGNLDRVTGDIQMAVMRTRMQPLDKLFGKYPRLIRDLASKTGKKMRLVIEGGETEVDKSVIEELGDPLIHLLRNSADHGIEMPLDRVKAGKSDEGTITIRASHEGGHVRLQILDDGRGLHRDRIGKKAIERGLCTEAELASLPDREVYKFIFGAGFSTAEQVSDLSGRGVGMDVVRTNIEKIKGSIDLASEPGQGTTLTITIPLTVAIMPAMMVAVSNEIYAVPLGNILEIVKPEASSISSIGEHPVIRMRDGVLPLLSAVDAFNVPMEADGSRPKTPFVVVLALNDRRIGLTVSRLIGQQEIVVKPLDSVVDHKGGPVSGATVRDDGGVSLIVDVTQLMAMSQSLAVRAA
- the cheB gene encoding chemotaxis-specific protein-glutamate methyltransferase CheB, whose protein sequence is MSPAPNQITVLIVDDSVVMRKMLSQIASSDPEICVVGTARDGEDGLKQIEALKPDVVTMDIEMPNLDGLGALSKLKADPQAHKPAVIVCSTLSSAGSHAALKAMRLGAADVIGKDPSALINGVEDVRTELIAKIKAVAKRPGRQTNTKAESSIRVPSKPVALGDRSIDGVFIGSSTGGPPVLELILTALPAEFPCPVFIAQHMPRLFTTSMAERLNELCRVKVVHAEDGMTVERGTVYLCPGGMHLRVRPSASRAGTWQTSVTLEPASALYKPSVNELLASAAQTMGPRALGVVLTGMGDDGLVGAKALHGAGGVILTQDEASCVVYGMPRAVAEAGLSASALPPVGLIQTLRSIRGRGISSASTAA
- a CDS encoding ABC transporter permease, which translates into the protein MLLQPLTIARNTMIESLRQPVVLLIVLASGILQLFNTWNTGYTMGLEQTGEVKGDDKLLFDLGLATVFVCGTLLAGFIATAVMSREIENKTVLTIVSKPVSRVSLILGKFLGVAGSLLLSSVVMILFMLFAIRHGVMSTAADEIDGPVVTFVFGAVLLSLAIAAWCNFYYSWSFPQTAVLLMLPLVLIGYILTLSLSKHWEWQSLLKDLKPQVTLASATLLLALIVLAAVATAASTRLNQVATIVACMLVFVAAMMSNSIVGSRVFHNTIAGTVGDYVPVDLNTPELATLGTQGKLELAGPPESPIRVGDSLFVSPTPNGFPMLWAGFDRFTGSLDDANQMLGPGTPPAVVVTGVSAKTITIRHIGGKPLSIVRNPFPGDYVFTKPTEIRLHWMVVWGVVPNLQFYWLLDAVSQSRPIPPSYLITIFVYTLVQVVFFLSLAVVLFQKRDVG